TGGCTGGCCGCTTCGAGGAAGGCGCGAAATACGCCAACGAGCTGCGCAAGGATCAGGCCGTTGAGCGCATTACCGCCATTGTCCGCGGTCTGGAGGCTATCAAAGGCAAGAAATACCGCACGGCGGAAAAAGTCCTTGCCTATAAGGGGCCGAACGATCTCGACCGGTTGACCAATGCGCTGCTGACCGCTTGGGCGAAAATGGGCGCCGGGCGTGGCAAGGAAGCCCTTGCCGATCTCGACAAGATGAAAGGCCCGGACTGGTACGGCATTTTCAAAAACTACAATGCGGGCGTGATGGCTGCCGCCATTGGCGACGAGACCAAGGCCCGCAGCTATCTGAGCGGCGTTATCACCGACCGCGAGGGCGGCGCGACCGCACCCGACACGTTCCTGCGGGCTGTCATGGCCCTGGCGACGCTGGAAGCCAAGACCGGCAACAAGCAGAAAGCACTCGATGCGCTGGCGGCTGGCGACGAAGTGTTGAACAATTATCCGCCCTTCAAGGCGATGCGCGAGCGGATCGAAAAGGGCGAGGTTCCCAAGCCGCAGGTGGCCACCGCCGATGAAGGAGCAGCCTCAGTGCTGTTTTCGATCGGTGGCGCCCTGAACCGCCAGGGAACCCAGGACACCGTTGCGCTCTATCTGCAATTGTCGCGGGCGCTCGATCCCGACAGTGCCGATACGCTGATCATGCTGGGTGGCATTGCCGAGGGCAACAAACAGACTGATCTGGCCATTTCCTTCTACAAGCAGGTGCCGGCCGAATCGCCGATGCGGCGGATTTCCGAAATGCAGCTGGGTCTGGCGCTTGCCGAAACCGGCAAGGTCGAGGAATCCAAGGCCCATCTGAAATCGCTGATCGCCTCCGATCCGCAGGATATCCGCTCCTATCTGGCCTATGGCAGCGTGCTGTCGGATGCCAAGGACTACACTGAGATGGCCGCCAATTACGACAAGGCAGCGGAGATTCTTGGTTCGGCCCCCGGGAAGAACCAGTGGCCGGTGTTTTTCCAGCGCGGCATTGCCTATGAACGCCTGAAGAAATGGGACCAGGCCGAGCCGAACTTTCGAAAGGCGCTGGAGCTCAACCCCCAGCAGCCGCAGGTTCTCAACTATCTCGGCTATTCCTGGGTGGATATGAACCGCAATCTCCAGGAGGGCCTGGAGATGATCAAGAAAGCCGTCGAGCTGAAGCCTGATGATGGCTATATCGTCGACTCGCTTGGCTGGGCCTATTATCGGCTGGGCCGGTATGACGAGGCAGTCGAGGAATTGGAGCGCGCAGTGCAGTTGAAGGCCGGTGACGCGACGATCAACGACCATCTGGGCGACGCCTATTGGCGGGTTGGTCGCAAGCTGGAGGCCACCTTCCAGTGGCGTCAGGTCCTGGCGTTCAAGCCGGAACCGGAACTGATCGCCACGGTGCAGGAAAAGCTGGAAAAGGGACTGCCGGACCTGCCTGCTGGGCCGGGGGCAGCCGAAGTCACGCCGCCGGTCGCCCCGGCGCCCGCACCCACGCCGCAGACCCCGGACCAACCTGAAAAGAAATCCTAGGCATCGTCGATGCCTTGGTTTTCAAGCAGGGCGAGGCAGGAACCCCAATGACCGTATTTCGTGAAATTGCAGCGGCAAAGATCAATCTTGCCCTGCATGTTACGGGAAGGCGGGATGATGGCTATCACCTTCTCGACACACTCGTGACATTTGCCGAACATGGCGACGTGATTACGGTGGAAACGGCCCGACAGGATGAATTAACCCTGTCGGGGCGCTTCGCAGGTCCGCTTCAGTCGGAGGATCCGGCTGGAAACCTGGTTATTCGGGCGCGGGATCTGTTGCGAACAGCCACTCTGGCCAAGGGCCTGCCTGCCCCGCCCGTTGCCATCTCCTTACAAAAAGATCTGCCAATTGCGTCCGGCATTGGTGGCGGTTCAGCCGATGCCGCAGCCACGCTGCGGGCTTTACAGCGCCTATGGGTCAGCCATCTTGAGCCAGCCGCCCTCGAGGATCTGGCCCTAAAGCTGGGCGCAGATGTGCCGATGTGCCTTGCAAGCACATCCTTGCGCGCCACAGGCATTGGCGAAGCCCTGACACCCCTGCCGGCCTTGCCACGCTTTGGCCTCCTGCTCGGCAATCCGTTGCAGGCGGTCTCGACACCAGCGATCTTCAAGGCGATGACCAGGCGCGATAATCCACCGATTGGCACGCTGCCACCTGTAGCTGAGCAAGCCCTATGGACAGAGACGCTCCGCCGATTGCGCAATGATCTGCAACCCGCCGCCGAAACCTTGTGTCCGCACATTGCCGAGCTTTCCCGGATGATCGAAGCAACCGGCGCGCTTGTCACCCGGATGTCCGGCTCCGGCGCCACCTGTTTCGGCCTTTATCCCACCTATGAAGCCGCTGTCGCCGCTGAAAAACTGCTTCTCACGGAGAGGCCTGATTGGTATTTTCAGGCGAGCCAGACTCTATAAACTATCGCGTGGTTCGGAATTGACCGGACATGCTATAGACTAGTCTTTTCGCATGTCTTTTCCCGAAGCCTCTGCACGCTTTCGGAAAACATGCTGTATCGGAGACCCGACATGCCCGGAATGGACGAAACACGCGCTTTTATTCCCCTCGGCTT
The nucleotide sequence above comes from Agrobacterium vitis. Encoded proteins:
- a CDS encoding 4-(cytidine 5'-diphospho)-2-C-methyl-D-erythritol kinase is translated as MTVFREIAAAKINLALHVTGRRDDGYHLLDTLVTFAEHGDVITVETARQDELTLSGRFAGPLQSEDPAGNLVIRARDLLRTATLAKGLPAPPVAISLQKDLPIASGIGGGSADAAATLRALQRLWVSHLEPAALEDLALKLGADVPMCLASTSLRATGIGEALTPLPALPRFGLLLGNPLQAVSTPAIFKAMTRRDNPPIGTLPPVAEQALWTETLRRLRNDLQPAAETLCPHIAELSRMIEATGALVTRMSGSGATCFGLYPTYEAAVAAEKLLLTERPDWYFQASQTL
- a CDS encoding tetratricopeptide repeat protein, with the translated sequence MRQIFAKRFLSGTALLLLVSFSGGVLPSFLAPPVAMAAETAKQPVDGFDLDEVDTLSGAYLAARTANTDRDFTTAVTLYEKALRFEPQDLEIRESLMLSLLMAGRFEEGAKYANELRKDQAVERITAIVRGLEAIKGKKYRTAEKVLAYKGPNDLDRLTNALLTAWAKMGAGRGKEALADLDKMKGPDWYGIFKNYNAGVMAAAIGDETKARSYLSGVITDREGGATAPDTFLRAVMALATLEAKTGNKQKALDALAAGDEVLNNYPPFKAMRERIEKGEVPKPQVATADEGAASVLFSIGGALNRQGTQDTVALYLQLSRALDPDSADTLIMLGGIAEGNKQTDLAISFYKQVPAESPMRRISEMQLGLALAETGKVEESKAHLKSLIASDPQDIRSYLAYGSVLSDAKDYTEMAANYDKAAEILGSAPGKNQWPVFFQRGIAYERLKKWDQAEPNFRKALELNPQQPQVLNYLGYSWVDMNRNLQEGLEMIKKAVELKPDDGYIVDSLGWAYYRLGRYDEAVEELERAVQLKAGDATINDHLGDAYWRVGRKLEATFQWRQVLAFKPEPELIATVQEKLEKGLPDLPAGPGAAEVTPPVAPAPAPTPQTPDQPEKKS